The proteins below are encoded in one region of Longimicrobiales bacterium:
- a CDS encoding DUF3618 domain-containing protein gives MAEEQTRMSDPDSGNRSPDEIRRDIERTRMDLHETVDAIERRLTPGELFDEFWGRMRSGSGGAGEVVKDHPVPIALMGLGLGWLAIEKATGRDQSTRRHEDGPSVEWTPDDSMEWEDNSPGRMERIRDTASSLKDSASHLGERASDAGHRMGDAASSAGQRVSETASHARDRARETAEHTKERARSTARRAQDQFERIRHEQPLALGAITFGLGLAAGMMAPTTRWEDEHIGPASDSLKDTARETAGEVKEVAREVAGEAKQVAREAKDSIEESARETEGHSIGERIGDAVDRAKETAMHAASEHNIDREGLRDRGREIAGHARDSVREARDEMRGEQQRTTGMAASSGSRPSGEVSGTGGAGRTSATGGTSSSQQRVGDTDWSRAEGMRGSGRTQDTTDRSSGTSDHSSSQQGDRPDRTGRDDQSRR, from the coding sequence ATGGCTGAAGAACAGACACGCATGAGCGATCCCGACTCGGGCAACCGCTCGCCCGACGAGATCCGCAGGGACATCGAGCGCACACGGATGGACCTGCACGAGACCGTCGACGCGATCGAGCGCCGGCTGACGCCCGGCGAGCTGTTCGACGAGTTCTGGGGGCGTATGCGCAGCGGCAGCGGCGGCGCCGGCGAGGTGGTGAAGGATCACCCGGTCCCGATCGCGCTCATGGGACTGGGCCTCGGCTGGCTCGCCATCGAGAAGGCGACGGGTCGTGACCAGAGCACGCGCCGGCATGAGGACGGACCCAGCGTCGAATGGACGCCGGACGACTCGATGGAGTGGGAGGACAACAGCCCGGGGCGCATGGAGCGGATCCGGGACACCGCCTCGTCACTGAAGGACAGCGCATCGCACCTCGGCGAGCGCGCATCGGATGCGGGCCATCGCATGGGCGATGCAGCGTCGTCGGCGGGCCAGCGCGTGAGCGAGACCGCATCACACGCCAGGGATCGCGCGCGTGAGACCGCGGAGCATACGAAGGAGCGTGCCCGCAGCACGGCTCGACGCGCGCAGGACCAGTTCGAGCGCATCCGGCACGAGCAGCCGCTCGCGCTCGGAGCGATCACCTTCGGTCTCGGGCTCGCCGCCGGGATGATGGCACCGACCACGCGCTGGGAGGACGAGCACATCGGGCCGGCCAGCGACAGCCTCAAGGACACCGCGCGGGAAACGGCGGGCGAGGTGAAGGAGGTCGCACGCGAAGTCGCCGGTGAGGCGAAGCAGGTCGCACGCGAGGCGAAGGACAGCATCGAGGAGTCCGCGCGCGAAACCGAGGGGCATAGCATCGGTGAGCGGATCGGTGATGCTGTCGACCGGGCGAAGGAAACGGCCATGCACGCAGCGAGCGAGCACAACATCGATCGTGAGGGGTTGCGCGATCGTGGCCGGGAGATCGCCGGTCACGCCCGCGACAGCGTGCGTGAAGCGCGTGACGAGATGCGGGGCGAGCAGCAGCGCACGACTGGAATGGCCGCGAGCAGTGGCTCACGCCCATCGGGCGAAGTGAGCGGCACCGGCGGAGCTGGCCGAACGAGCGCGACCGGCGGCACGTCGTCCTCGCAGCAGCGCGTGGGTGATACCGACTGGTCGCGGGCGGAGGGGATGCGCGGCAGCGGGCGCACCCAGGACACGACGGATCGTTCGAGCGGCACGAGCGATCACAGCTCGTCGCAGCAGGGTGATCGACCGGATCGCACCGGTCGCGACGATCAGTCGCGGCGCTGA
- a CDS encoding phage holin family protein, with product MSTTPYGGSIGSPTDGARIPVQRTTVRDERSIGQLFKELQSESSTLVRQEVELAKAEVMESVRSYARSAVSMAIGGALLLAALFGVLWTINMALTALLEDAVGLENAVWLSPLILSAVIAIIGYSMVKGASNRMREESLVPRRTTETLKEEKQWLKNRHA from the coding sequence ATGAGTACCACCCCGTACGGCGGCTCCATCGGCTCGCCGACCGACGGTGCGCGCATCCCGGTCCAGCGCACGACCGTGCGCGACGAGCGCTCCATCGGCCAGCTGTTCAAGGAGCTGCAGAGCGAGTCCAGCACGCTCGTGCGCCAGGAAGTGGAGCTGGCCAAAGCCGAGGTCATGGAGAGCGTCAGGTCGTATGCGCGCAGTGCTGTGAGCATGGCGATCGGCGGAGCCCTGCTGCTGGCGGCGCTCTTTGGCGTGCTCTGGACGATCAACATGGCGTTGACCGCACTGCTCGAGGACGCCGTCGGGCTCGAGAACGCCGTCTGGCTCTCGCCGCTCATTCTGTCGGCGGTGATCGCCATCATCGGCTACTCGATGGTGAAGGGCGCCAGCAACCGCATGCGCGAGGAGTCCCTCGTGCCTCGTCGGACCACGGAAACTCTGAAGGAAGAGAAGCAATGGCTGAAGAACAGACACGCATGA
- a CDS encoding alkaline phosphatase family protein, which yields MIGLLVGLIAIEWLRPTIIRRVGGPIQTVAEALTPGLSRHVVIVSIDGLRPDAIARYDAPTLQRLVATGRYTLRARTVVPSKTLPAHTSMLTGASLEQHGVSWNEPLSDSVLSVPTIFERARRHGLVTAAFFSKPKMEMLASGSGYDYVQRPVGGLMGMLGGDVHEDVRALLREEKPHLLFVHIGDPDYIGHITGWMTPFYGNAVARADDALEEIITVADSAYGVGEYTLIVTADHGGHGRDHTGPDPVDVHIPWIVAGKGVRGSGELRSQVRVFDTGPTALWLLGIRIDASLAGRPVREAFEAATAETVAQDSVAGAGSHP from the coding sequence ATGATCGGGCTGCTCGTCGGACTGATCGCGATCGAGTGGTTGCGACCCACGATCATCCGACGTGTGGGCGGTCCGATCCAGACGGTCGCCGAGGCGCTCACGCCGGGGCTCAGCCGACACGTCGTGATCGTATCGATCGACGGACTGCGCCCCGACGCGATCGCCCGCTACGATGCGCCGACATTGCAGCGGCTGGTTGCTACCGGCCGTTATACGCTGCGCGCGCGGACAGTGGTGCCCAGCAAGACACTGCCGGCACACACGTCCATGCTCACGGGCGCATCCCTCGAGCAGCACGGCGTCTCCTGGAACGAGCCGCTGTCTGACTCGGTGCTGTCGGTGCCGACGATCTTCGAGCGTGCTCGCCGGCATGGCCTGGTCACCGCCGCATTCTTCAGCAAGCCGAAGATGGAGATGCTCGCGAGCGGCAGCGGCTACGATTACGTGCAGCGCCCCGTCGGAGGGCTGATGGGAATGCTCGGGGGTGACGTCCACGAGGACGTGCGAGCGCTGCTGCGGGAGGAGAAGCCGCACCTGCTGTTCGTGCACATCGGCGATCCGGACTACATCGGCCATATCACCGGCTGGATGACGCCGTTCTACGGCAATGCGGTTGCGAGGGCGGACGATGCACTCGAGGAGATCATCACGGTTGCAGACAGTGCATACGGGGTGGGCGAGTACACGCTCATCGTGACCGCGGACCATGGCGGACACGGCCGCGATCACACCGGCCCCGACCCGGTCGACGTGCACATCCCCTGGATCGTGGCAGGCAAGGGTGTGCGTGGAAGCGGCGAGCTGCGCTCGCAGGTCAGGGTCTTCGACACCGGACCCACCGCACTCTGGCTGCTCGGCATCCGCATCGACGCGTCACTGGCGGGGCGGCCCGTGCGCGAGGCCTTCGAAGCGGCGACCGCCGAGACAGTTGCGCAGGACTCTGTCGCCGGTGCCGGCAGCCATCCATGA
- a CDS encoding saccharopine dehydrogenase C-terminal domain-containing protein, with the protein MRITVLGAGRVGRAIIKDLAVDGTFTVRAVDVAASSLAPLQGLRNVECERADLSRGEEIDRVIADADLVVGAVAGHMGYATLERVLRARRNVVDISFFDRDPFELDALAREQGVTAIVDCGVAPGCSNLILGRMERLLDEVSRFSCCVGGLPVQRRWPYEYRAPFSPIDVIEEYTRPARFRRNGQEITLPALSERERIEVAGVGTLEAFNTDGLRTLLTTSQTPTMIEKTLRYPGHAELMEVLRETGFFRTDFVKIGGTAVRPLEVSAKLLFAAWEFTPGEEDLTAMRVEVEGVRAGRRVLHTFQMLDRYDRATQTTSMARTTGYTCTSAVRMVAAGLYRRPGISPPEFAGADQRCYDFIMTGLRERGVVFEETVTEL; encoded by the coding sequence ATGCGAATCACGGTTCTCGGCGCCGGCCGTGTCGGCCGCGCGATCATCAAGGACCTCGCCGTGGACGGCACGTTCACGGTCAGGGCGGTCGATGTCGCGGCCAGCTCGCTCGCCCCGCTCCAGGGACTCCGCAACGTGGAGTGCGAGCGGGCCGATCTTTCGCGCGGCGAGGAAATCGACCGGGTGATTGCGGACGCGGACCTGGTCGTGGGCGCGGTGGCCGGACACATGGGGTATGCGACGCTGGAGCGCGTGCTGCGGGCACGTCGCAACGTCGTCGACATCAGCTTCTTCGATCGCGATCCCTTCGAGCTGGACGCGCTTGCGCGTGAACAGGGCGTCACCGCCATCGTCGACTGCGGCGTTGCGCCCGGCTGCAGCAACCTGATCCTCGGGCGCATGGAACGCCTGCTCGACGAGGTCAGCCGCTTCTCCTGCTGCGTGGGTGGCCTGCCCGTGCAGCGCCGCTGGCCGTACGAGTACCGCGCGCCGTTCTCACCGATCGACGTGATCGAGGAGTACACGCGACCGGCACGATTCCGCCGCAACGGCCAGGAGATCACGCTGCCGGCTCTGTCGGAGCGCGAGCGCATCGAGGTGGCGGGCGTCGGCACGCTGGAGGCGTTCAACACGGACGGCCTTCGAACTCTGCTCACGACGTCGCAGACCCCGACCATGATCGAGAAGACGCTGCGCTACCCGGGCCACGCGGAGCTGATGGAGGTGCTGCGCGAGACCGGTTTCTTCCGCACGGACTTCGTGAAGATCGGGGGTACTGCCGTGCGACCGCTGGAGGTCTCGGCGAAGCTGCTGTTCGCCGCCTGGGAGTTCACGCCCGGTGAGGAGGACCTGACGGCCATGCGCGTGGAGGTGGAGGGTGTGCGCGCCGGGCGTCGTGTGCTGCACACCTTCCAGATGCTGGACCGCTACGACCGCGCAACCCAGACGACGTCCATGGCACGGACCACGGGATACACCTGCACCAGCGCGGTGCGCATGGTGGCGGCAGGACTGTACAGGCGCCCGGGTATCTCGCCGCCGGAGTTTGCAGGAGCCGATCAGCGCTGCTACGACTTCATCATGACGGGACTGCGCGAGCGTGGCGTCGTCTTCGAGGAGACCGTCACGGAGCTGTAG